In Manis javanica isolate MJ-LG chromosome X, MJ_LKY, whole genome shotgun sequence, the DNA window AGTAGCCTTATTTGTAATAATCCAaatctggaaacaacccaattgcccatcaacaggtgaatggataaacaaactgtggcagAACTGAGTATCACTTGGCAATAAAAGGCAATTAAATATTGATACACATAACAACATTGATGGATCTCaaaaattatgctgaatgaaTCCAGAACCCCTGCCCCAAAAAGAATGTATGATTAAATTTATATGTAATCATAGCAAATGAAAATGATTCTGTGATGCCAGAAAACAGACCAGTGGTTGACTAGGGATGGGGAGACATAGGGAGAGATGGGATGGAAGGATTATAAAGAGtcatgaagaaatttttaaaggtGATGGATATATTTGCTTTCATTATGGTGATAGCTTCATGTATGCATATACCtgtgtcaaaacttatcaaattgaACTCCCAACAAACAGAATACCAGGACCACATGGCTTTACAGGAGAATTTTActaaatattcaagagctaataACTGTCctactcaaactattccaaaaaactggagaggaagaaaagcttCCAAAAGCACTTTTaggccagcatcaccttgataccaaaaccaaagacactacaaagaaaattacagaccaatatccctgataaacacagatgcaaaaatcctcaacaaaatattagccaatgGAATTCAAAAACACAGCAAGAGGATCATTCATTACAACCAactgagatttattccagggatgcgaggatggttCAGTATCCTCAAATCAacgtgatacaccacattaacacaaggaatgataaaaaccacatggtcaactcaacagatgcttaaaaagcatttgacacaattcagCATTTactcatgttaaaaactctcaacaaaatggagaGAGGGAAAacacctcaatataataaaggcttcATGtgtgtatgacaaacccactgctaacatcatagtcaatggtaaaaagctgaaagcttttcctttaagatcaggaacaagacaagggtggcCGATCTCACCAATTCTATtaagcatagtactggaggtcctagccacagcaatcagacaaaaaataaataaataaaaacatccaaattggtaaggaagaagtaaaatagtCACTATGTATAGATGACATACTATTATAAAAAACCCCAATAACTGCACCAAGAAACTAATTctaattagaataaatgaattcagtaacaATCACAAGATACAAAATATgcagaaatttttcatttctatttacaaataatgaactaagagaaattaagatatcaatagcatcaaaaggaataaattacctagtaataaatttaaccaaggaggtgaaagacctgcactATGAACATGTAAGACCCTgatgaatgaaattaaagagcacaaataaatgaaagctactccatggataggaagaattaaaattgttaaaatagccatcttgcccaaagcaatctacagatttaatgcaatccctatcaaaataccaacagcattttatactgaactagaacaaatagttctaaaattcatatggaactacaaaagaccctaaatagacaaagcaatcctgagaaagaagaacaaaggtggggGTATCAAgcaccctgatttcaaactatactacaaagctacagtaatcaaaacagtatggtggtggCACAAGAGCAGATatatagaccagtgaaacagaatagaaatcccagaaataaacccacacatatatggccagttaatatatgacaaGGGAGGCAacaatatacaatgaggaaaacacaatctcttcaataactagTGTTGGAAGAACTGggaagctacatgcaagagaatgaaactggaccattgtcttataccatatacaaaaataaactcaaaatggattaaagaagtaaatataagagctgaaactataaaactcctggagaaaacataggcagtaaactcatGAACATCACCGTTAGCAGTTTTTTTCTGAGTATGTGCCCCGAGACAAGGGATTCAAAAcctaaaataaacaagtgggactacatcaaactacaatttcacagcaaaggaaaccatcaacataatgaaaaggcaacctaccatatgggagaatatatttatgaacAATGTATCAAATAAGAggctaatttccaaaatatataaagaagtcatacaaCTCGACACCAGAAAGATAagcaatttgattaaaaaatgggcagaagacctgaacagacatttttccaaagatacacaggtggccaacagacacatgaaaagatactcaaaacCATTGCTCAGGGATATGCCAGTGGAAACCAAAATGAAGTTATCACTCAAGgccagtcagaatggctgttaTAAACAAGGCAAGATAAAGCAGGTATTGGCGAgtatgtggagaagagggaactcttgtacactgctggtgggactgcaaattagTGCAGCCCCAATgaaaaggagtatggaggtttctcataaaaactaagaatagaaataccatataacccagtaatttcatttctggaaatttacacaaaggaaattaaatcatTAATCTGAAAACATAAATGTACTGCTgtatttattacagcattatttaccatagtgaaaatatggaaacaacctaaacatccatcaataggaagatgtgatacataaatacaatgaaatactactcagccatacaaaagaatgaaatcttgccatttgcaatatggatggacctagatggtattatgctaagtgaaataggcgagagaaagacaaatacccatgatttcacttatatgtggaatctaaaaacaaaataaatgaacaaaacagaaacagaattagttacaaagaacagactggtggttgccattggGAAGGAGAAGCAGGGTGATGGCTAAAGGGGGGAaattagaatgtttgatatcttgatctgggtgatggttacatgagtatatacaaGTCAAAATTTATCAAGATTtcatacactaagatttgtgcattttatgtacctcaatataaaaaaagaaaaaacaaattgtatactttaaatatgtataatttaattatatcaaTTGTAtcttaaatattaagtaaaatcaTGAAGCAGAGCTGTATAATACTAAATTGGACAGGTAATTATAAAGATGAAAAGGCAAGTTGTGGAATACTATAGTCCTGTttttacaaaagaataaatttgtGCATATTGTTCATTAAGAGGATTTGCAATGAAAGACTAGCATACTATGCAACAACtgttaacaaaggaaaaacatgaaGTGATTCAGCATGAAGTGATTCAAAAGTATGTTGTAGAAATTTATTTattgacatggaaagatgtttgCAATATAGttacaaataatattaaaagCAAGTTACAATTAAACAATTACATACGACCTTGTTTTAGTTTCTTAactctttaaaaatcttaaagcatGTAACTCAGTATTTTCACAAAGAGAAATTCTCATGAGCTCAGACCAGGAGTTTTAATTCCAACCATGAGTGTTAGAGGATATTTTCACAGCCTACAACTCCTGGGAATGCTTTCTGGAGCATACAGACTTCTAGATATTACTACCATGTAGCTTGAGGTAACAGCTTCTCTCTTAGCTTTTCTGTTCTGTGTTGATGAAGCTGCAGTTCTGGATCTAAATTTCTCCAATTAGATTTATCCTGTAGTTTTAGCTGGTACAAATGCAGAAAGTAGGCTTACCCACTAGTAAAAGATGGAGCTTTTTGATTTTTCATATGTAAAGAGGataatttataaatgttaaaaaaattaaggtatgacTTTGTGAAGAGTAAGAAAgcaattatcttttttaaatgtaatgtatGAAACAACACACAGAATCATTCCAGTTctttgatggaaaaaaaaaaggacatatgGCAAATTACATTTGGGGATGACTCTAAATAAATCTACATCTTATTCATTGAACAGTTTTGGGCACCTGCTGTTTCTCAGTCACTGCCACTTCAAATCCATACACTCACCCAGACTTTTCTCCTGACCTCCAACCAGGTTTAACCAAATGACTAATGGACATGTGCATTTGGAGGAAACTAGAATTGTAAGACTGCAGGGTCAGAATTTACAGCAAAACTGAATTATTAAACCAATCTCAGCCCTAAACCCACCACCTAAAAAGTCAAAGACGAGTATAAGGTACTGTAGAGGGTGGGTTTTGGTATGATAAACATGTTACCAGACAAACAGCTATGCTATTTGCCTGCTGTGGTATCTAAGAAAAAGTAACCTCCCTAGTTCTCATTGTAGGTGATGCAGTATATTGagttataataaaaataccagTAGCTAGCTCATAGGACCACTgtgagaagagggaaaaaaagctcTACAATATAGTGCCAACACAGTATGTGACGTAAGCAGGTACTCAGCAAAGGTTTTCTCCATTCCtctacttcctttcttttctgtgaaatgacTTTGACATAAATGAAATAGTCTAACAATAGAAGAGTTATAAATGTAGtggcaaaacagaaaaacaagtatTACATCTTAATCTGAGATTCAGGGCTATTTGTGGTAAAATGAGTTAGCTAATACAggtagaataaagagaaaaacagtaattCTTCTCTTACATTAAATAGCCTACAGCAACACCCGTTTTCCTACTTATTAAGAATACATATTTGGCAGTAAGTGTATGAATGCATGTGTGTATTATtatctttgtgtgtgtataaGCATATCTTTAACTAGATTATaaattcaaggattttttttgccatttgcaGCTACAAATGAATCTAAGCAGATACTAATGAACAAATTAGCTAATGGTGAATTGGTTCACTATCTGCttatgtaaaatgttaaaaagttCCCCATCTACACAAGATAAAAATCAACAGATGTTTTCTGCTCACAATGTAATGTTAATTTGATATCCCCAAAATGGTATAGCTCCAACCTAGAGACTTCATGGGTAATATGTTTAAGATGTAATTTTAATGTGCACTGTAATAACCAAAACATTATGCTAGGCTTTTTGGGAACAGACAGCCTATTGGAGTTTGGAGATAGTTCAAAGTGTTGTTTCTGGCTCATTTTACATTGTTTCAATAATCACTTTAACTTCATGGAAAATGGCCATGAGTGTATTATAACTCAAGTGATCAATAACTACAATTGAGCCCTTTCTGATATGCTCCTTTATGTTAATAAATATGGCCACGGCACTAATGAGATTGGCTTTTGCCCCTTTCTGGTTAAATATGAGTTTTAATGTTGCTAATGCCTTTGTATTGATCATGTCTCTGGCTGCAATTGGATTTTCAGACATATTCAAAAGTACTTTCAAAACAAGATTTCTGGTTTTATGATTTGCCTGGGATAGTAGGTAGAAAAGCTCTGAAAAATAATTGGCAACAATGTGGTGATGGTCAGAGTTGGTAGTCAATTGTCCTAGTATCTTTAATCCAGATTGCTGTCCGGGTGAGTTCAAGGGAAAGGACATGGTTTCCTTACACATATGTTTAATACGTAATTCAATCTTACATTGTCTCTCGTCTCCAGGAGGATTCAGAGTAATTAtggctttttttcttatttcagagGAAGGAAAACTGAGCAAGCTTTCAATAAGCGTCACTACACCCACCTCATTAATGAACTGTTGGGCAAATGGATGAACATTAATGATGCCCATTGCTATTTGAGCTATTTTATGAATGAGGGGATCAGTAGTTGACCTAAGTAAAGTAACAAGTTTTTCAAATTCCTCAGAACCCATGTAGCATTCCATTTTGCAAGGGCAAGCAAATGGTTTAATTCCACTCCCCTCCCTGACCCGGATTTGGCGTCTAATCTCCTCTATGGTCTGGATGCAAGGGTCAGAACCAAATGGGTACTCAGGGACAGGTTGTGAGCATAAGGGAGTGCTCTGAGAAGGGCACGCTGTTGCCTCAGGCAAAGAATGGGTATTTTCCTCAGCTGAGGCCAGGACAATATATGAAGGAGGCTTTGTCTCAAATGGGACTTGGGATCTAAATCCTAACACTGCTGGAGTTACAGCAGGGGCTTTGGGCCAGATGGTTACCTCAGACCAGTCCTTAGgcctatttttttcattaatttcatccACAGGCTGGGGCCTAACTATCCTGCTCACAGGTCTCGGATTAAGGTCAAAACTAGTTTCATCTCCATCCCAAAACCAGTTCCCAATAAcgttctcttcctcctcctcttcagccCCTGGCCTACCCTTGCAGCTGGCCCTGGCCACAGGCTCCAACTTCTCAGCACAGGACAGGGGACCAGTATCAGCTTTATCTTCATCCTTAGCTCTGGAATGATTACCAGCCTCTTCACTCCAGAACCAGGAACCAACATTGGCTTCTTGCCCCGCCCAAAACCAGGCATCAATACCAGCCTTATCTTTACATGTTGACCTGGATTCAGCACTAGCCTCAGCCACAGAACACAACTGAGACACTCTACTGGCCTCATTTTCAGCTTTGGGACTGAAATCTGCCAGGCCTCCTTCCTTCATCTCAGTGACAATCCTGTTCTTAGATATTGCCTTCATCTCTGCTACTCCATGTGCCTGAGACCCTGCCTTGGGTATTGCTTTTGCCTGAGTTTTGGCTCTGGGTGTGACTATACAGGTAGCCTCCCTCCTTTCATTAGCATCTACACCAGctcttttttcagttttggcCTTCTTTCTACTCTCATTCTTACCCCTTGCCATGGCTGAAAAGCCCAGTTATATAGATAGCCCTATACAGTCTTGGCCTAGATTTTCGATGTGTCTTAAGACTCTTTTACTGGGCCAAAGACAAACTTTGTAACAAGACTTAGAGCCAATTGTTAGTTCAGCAAGTCACACAGTCCCTTTTCCAAACGCATGAGCTATGTTAATGATACAAAGGGCATAGGCACTCAAGCTGAGGGAAGATGATGGTTCCTGAGTGCAGACCTGTTGAAAGTGATGCTCTTCT includes these proteins:
- the GPRASP3 gene encoding G protein-coupled receptor associated sorting protein 3; this translates as MARGKNESRKKAKTEKRAGVDANERREATCIVTPRAKTQAKAIPKAGSQAHGVAEMKAISKNRIVTEMKEGGLADFSPKAENEASRVSQLCSVAEASAESRSTCKDKAGIDAWFWAGQEANVGSWFWSEEAGNHSRAKDEDKADTGPLSCAEKLEPVARASCKGRPGAEEEEEENVIGNWFWDGDETSFDLNPRPVSRIVRPQPVDEINEKNRPKDWSEVTIWPKAPAVTPAVLGFRSQVPFETKPPSYIVLASAEENTHSLPEATACPSQSTPLCSQPVPEYPFGSDPCIQTIEEIRRQIRVREGSGIKPFACPCKMECYMGSEEFEKLVTLLRSTTDPLIHKIAQIAMGIINVHPFAQQFINEVGVVTLIESLLSFPSSEIRKKAIITLNPPGDERQCKIELRIKHMCKETMSFPLNSPGQQSGLKILGQLTTNSDHHHIVANYFSELFYLLSQANHKTRNLVLKVLLNMSENPIAARDMINTKALATLKLIFNQKGAKANLISAVAIFINIKEHIRKGSIVVIDHLSYNTLMAIFHEVKVIIETM